From the Glycine max cultivar Williams 82 chromosome 11, Glycine_max_v4.0, whole genome shotgun sequence genome, the window AGAAAAATCGTCACCACGAGCTTTGAATTCAAAGCCTGCCACTGAGCGGAAATCACCAAGACCCACTTCCACCACACCTGATGTAAGTTAATAGTAAATGCACTTTGTGTTTGATTACCAAGTGGCCATGTTTGGACAGTTGGACTGTTTTCTTTTCCAATTCTGTTTTTGGATGAAGCATTTGAATTTGCCGAATTTTTCAAGTTTGTTAACAAGTGTTAGTTGTTTGACATTTATTTTccttggaatttgaaattttagataATCCATAGCTTCTTATTCATTATTACAAGATGTCCACATTGGGCTGTGTGATAATTGGTAcggcaaaaaaagaaaaatctgttTAGTCATGCTTTTCTTTGGTTATCTGTACTCTGATTCATGTTTATTTTGTATGTTCCTTGAATTTTCAGAAACAAATTCCAAGAGTTGCAAAGGGTTCAGAATTGCAGGCCCAGTTGAATCTTGCTCAAGAAGATCTAAAGAAAGCAAAGGAACAGCTGGTTCAGgctgagaaagagaaagaaaaggcaATTGGTGAGTTGAAAGAAGCACAGAGAGTTGCTGAGGAAGCAAATGAGAAACTCAGCGAGGCAATAGTGGCTCAAAAGCGGGCTGAGGAGAGTTCTGAGATTGAGAAGTTCCGAGCTGTTGAGTTGGAACAGGCCGGAATTGAGGCCGCacagaagaaggaagaagaatggCAGGAAGAGCTTGAAAGTGTGAGAAACCAACATGCTTTGGATGTGTCTGCTCTTCTCTCCACTACTCAGGAGCTTCAGCGGATCAAGCAAGAACTTGCCATGACTTGTGATGCAAAGAACCAGGCACTGAGTCATGCTGATGATGCAACTAAAATTGCTGAGCTTCATGTGGAGAAAGCAGAGATTCTCTCAGTGGAACTGATACGTTTGAAGGCTGTACTGGATTCAAAGCTGGAAACTGAGGCTATTGCAAACAACATTGTATTGGAGCTGCAAGCAGAGATAGAAGCTCTTAAGGAAGAACTTGAAAAGGCAAAGGGTTATGATGCAAAGTTGGCAGAGAAAGAGAATTATATTGAACAGCTTAATGTGGATCTTGAAGCTGCCAGGATGGCTGAATCTTATGCACACAGTCTGCTAGAGGAGTGGACGAAAAAGGTTGAGGAACTAGAAGTGAGAGTTGAAGAAGCAAATAAGTTGGAGAGATCTGCATCAGTGTCTTTGGAATCCGTAATGAAACAGTTAGAAGTAAACAAAGATTTGTTGCATGAAGCAGAATCTGAAATTTCTAGTCTTAAAGAGAAGGTGGGATTGTTGGAAATGACAATTGCGAGACAGACAGGAGATCTTGAGGATTCAGAGTGTTGTCTTCATGTGGCTAAGGAAGAGAGTCTTGAATTGTCAAAGAAGGTTGAATCTCTTGAATCTGAACTCGAGACAGTCAAGGAAGAGAAGGCTCTGGCTTTGAACAACGAAAAACTTTCAGCTTCAAGTGTGCAGACcctattagaagagaaagacaaACTAATTAATGAATTGGAGATCTTGagagatgaagaagaaaagactAAAAAGGCAATGGAAAGCCTAGCTTCTGCTTTACATGAAGTATCCGCAGAAGCTAGAGATTCCAAAGAAAAGCTATTGGCCAACCATGTGGAACATGAAAACTATGAGACCCAGATTGAAGATTTAAAGTTGGTCTTAAAGGCAACTAATGAAAAATATGAGTCCATGCTTAATGATGCACGGCATGAGATTGACACTCTTACATGTAGTGTTGAAAATTCTAAGAGCAACATCGAAAACTCCAAGGCAGAATGGGAGCAGAGAGAACATCATCTTGTCAACTGCTTAAAGCTAACTGAAGAAGAGAACTCGTCCCTGGGAAATGAAATAAATAGGCTGATTCGTTTACTCAAGGACACAGAGGAAGAAGCTAATGCCAAGAGGGAGGAAGAAGGCCAACTGAAGGAAAATCTGAAGGAAGTTGAGGCTGAGGTGATCCACCTGCAGGAAGAACTTAAAGAAGCAAAGGCTGAGAGCATGAAGTTGAAGGAGAGTCTATTGGATAAAGAAAACGAGTTTCAGAATGTTTTTCAAGAAAACGAGGAACTCCGCTTGAGGGAATCCACATCAATTAAGAAGGTGGAGGAGTTATCTAAGATGCTCGATGAAGTTACAAGCAGAAACCAGACAGAGGAAAATGGGGATCTTACTGAAAGTGAGAAAGACTACGACATGCTTCCTAAAGTAGTTGAATTCTCTGAAGAGAATGGACATGGAGGAGAAGACTTATTATCCAAAAAGGTAGAGCTTTCAGCCAATGAAGAGGGACTCAAACAAAGGGTACAGGAAGAAAGTATTCCCATGGATGACAAGTCTGAAAAAACTGAATCTCCTAATCCTGAGAATGTGAATGGAAAAGTAAATGAAGATGCGAGCAAAGGAAAAGATGCCTTGGTAGATGCCGAATTTAAAATGTGGGAGAGCTGCAAGATAGAGAAGAAGGAGTTCTCACCAGAGAGAGAACCAGAGCCTGAATCCTTTGAAGAGGAAGAAGTTGACTCAAAGATAGAGGGTGGTGAGGGCTTTGACCAGGTAAATGGAACCTCTTTAAAAGAAAAGGTTGATGATATTGGGAACTCGCCATCAAAGCAacaagtgaagaagaagaagaagccttTGCTTGGCAAGTTCGGAAGCCTGCTCAAGAAAAGGGGTGGTAGCAACCACAAATAGAATGAACAAATGGCAGGTATATTGAAAAAACATTAAAGAATTGTTTGACATGTATTTGCTTTATGATTTTTGCTTCTTGAATAGCTTTTAAAGAATGACAAGGCATGTAATCTTGTTTAGGAGTCTTACTCTAGTCACTTATTTTGGGTTGCGGTTCTCCATGTTGGCAGTAAATTGTATGTGGtggaattattatatattttttttgcccCCCTTTATTCTGCTTTTCTCCTTGCCCTTCTATATAGATCTGACTAAAGAACTGGCAAGTTGGATCGTATTTTTATATCATCTTGATTCCCATGAAAGGCTAGATAGAAGTTCTGATGTTTGCTACCCCCTCTGAGGTGTTTCTCTCAAGATATAGTAGTGTGCTAAAATCACCATGTCTTTCTatgtttatttgttaaaaaaaatatgtttttgcatGTTGTAGTTTGACATTCAGTTTGAAAGAAAACAGATTATTATTACATTgtgtaattataaattaaatttaatttactcTTTACGGTCATCCATTCCCGGGTGATTCTCCTGATTGACTCTTAATTATCTCAGTTGATGCGAAAAAGTAATACCATTTGTTAGTTAAAAGACGGTTGAGATTGTAATATCCAGGCTTACGACGTGCGTTGGCATGATTACGACTTACGAGTTTACAGCTATAGTGATTGGGCTTATTGGTTTCTAAACTAAGCAGCGAGCGACGCtcacattttaaattaatatactcTTTAtgaaagtgaaaatgaaaaacaattaatatgcATAAAGTGTGACGAGAaataattataagtattttattaGTATACTCTTCCcttgatcaagattcaagagcaGTTAATTGGATTCATGCGGTTAACTTATTGTAGGCTGTTGGATGAAGATCATTCAAATGTTTGAGAAACAACATAGCTTCAAGCACATTATAGAAACCTATGTGGCAGACAAAGTAACTTTAACTCAAACTGTACTTGCATTGCATCTTTGGCTTCCTTGACTATGTAACACTCCAAAATTCAATTCCATCCTCGATCTGCAAGGAAATGGAGACAAAGCAACGAGATTTTTTTGGGTTTGGTCAGTTGCAATACTCTTTGCTTTGCGTGCCAAAATATAAAGGTGCTCTTGGAGAGGGACGTTTTAAATGATTCATACTTGATAATGATGGAGAAATagaaggaataaaaataaaaatagggttaaattaatcatttaattcctataattttatggttcttatttttttagtccttatagtttgaaagttgtctttttaagtcctatagtttacattttaattctcttttagtctctttagtttaaaaatattctttttagtccatatagtttacattttaattctcttctaatcCATATAATTTGAAAACTATAGGGAGAATAGTGAAATTATAGTAACTAAAAAGACCACTTTTAAAACTAAGGCtaagagagaattaaaatgtaaactataaagattaaaaagactactatcaaattataaagactaaaaaagtaagaatcatAATAAGAAcctaatgaataatttaacttaaaaatagatGATCAATAACTAAAGATGTTGAGTTAtaaaagaaataggagaaagaTAAATAGCCCAAAAGAGATATATAAGAATcagtctctcatttttttttaaatattttcactccaccaaataattttaattattttcataaactttttttctctaatttctcACCGACCATTATGTTTGGGTTATCTATTTTGTGTGAGTAAAAGAGACAAGAGTGTGATgcttatattttgatttaatttatttaatcactatccaattttttttcaatcaacatTAAATGCGACAGgatatttaaaagttattaataaataagttcatatcaattaaattaacttgTAAAATTTTCTGAATTACTATTAAAGTATTCTCTAGtcaattaaatgaaatttgaattaaaaaaatagaaaattgaagCAGACACCTTAACAAGGAAGGAAGACACGGTAGTAGAAAAGTTAAGCGGTGCACTGGTTTTGTTTTAGGAGAAGactgaaagaagaagaagaagaaaattgaggGAGGATGTGGCTCGAGATTATCTTCGGTTTGGTCATTTACAGATTGTTCCGGCGCTTCTTCTACGACGACGACGTTTTGGACATCGAAGGATCGGATTCTTCTGCTCTTTTCTCCGTCGCGGATAGGTCTCTTTCTTTCCCCTATTTTTCCTTTCCGATTATGGCACTAATcgatttcaatttcttttcaggCTTAAAAAACTTTACGGAGCAAATGTGTATGTGGGTCTTCGGATTCCCGATGCCGATACTGCTTCTCGACAGAGCATTGATATGGTTCTTCTCACTAAACAGtattctctcttttcttcctttcattTTACTAATGTAACGTAAGGTTTGCTTCCATAGATTGTGAATAATTGAAGTATGATTTCGATCTTATTATTACTCTACAGAGAGCTATGGGTGATATCTGTGAAAAACTTCTCTGGAATTTTGACAATTGGTGGCGATGGTTGTTGGGTCTGTGAAAAGCCAGACAAACATAAAGCAGAGCGTCACCCTGATCCTGTAAGGTGTTTTTAACACTGACAGAATGCTGTTTTTATGGGATGGTGTCAATTAGAAACTACTTTTGGATgttcattatataataataataatatcaagcGTGGTTTgggtttctttttgtttgtgatTTGTTATTGAGACTGGGTTGATTGCTTAAATAGTAAGTTTCTTCGTTAATTGTTAATCTCAAATTCTGTACAGGTGGAAGAAGCAAGGAAGCAAGCTTCTATCCTCCAATCATATCTTGAACAGAGAGGGGTTGCTCTGCCTGAAGGATACATATCTTGCAAAGTTATACTTCCAAATCCTAAATTATGGTATGATTTTGAACCTTCTCGTAATGTCTCTCTACTTGCTATTAATAGTGTCAATTTCTTCTAATCTTTTAGATGCTACTCTCTTTTGATTTGTGGTTTGTCGATATACTATGTGGTTTGTGATGTTCATGATTTCATGTGGAGAAGTTATTATTACCTttgtaaagcattttttttcttttcattttaaccTTCCTTGGTAAtgtatgttaaaattaaataattaatctctttctttgtttttgcaGTACCGTTCCAGCAGATGGTTTTCCATCTGAAGTTATTACCCATGATCAATGGACGCGACTGAAGCCAGAACCAAAGAGCATGCTGTCTAGTTGGGTAAAGGGTGCCTTTCGCAGTGGGAAGAAGGATATGCAAGAATCTGTTAATCAGAATCTTGATTTTGTCCTTTGCTCAGCTCCAATATGGGATAGGTTAGTTACCATTTGTACTTGATGAGTCACTGTTTATTTTCTAGTAAAATTAATGACAATTTGATGCTGTTAATGGTGCCTTGACAAAACTTTGGCTTAGGGAAGTAAACATGTCAATCCATTTGTGAGCTATGGGATGCTGGCTTGTTAAAAGTCTGGATTGTCCTTACTTGATATGTGTCACAAGCCAATTCAACTTTGAAGCTCTATTAAGAGAAAGCTCAatgattgttttgttttatgtttgtgACATCACAGCATGCAAAAGCTAGCTTGAAGCCATAAAGCATAGGCCCACTCTAACCTTGagctgggttttttttttttttttttaagatttaatagACACTGTTATGAAATGACTAAATGCGTGGTTCCATCTATTTTGCTTGTATTTCTTTTGGTGATATACTATTTTAATGCATTATTTTTGGATGATTTGAAACCCTAATATGTTGCTTTAGCCACTACATAAACAAATGATTTTGGTGCAGCCGAGGAAATTCTTCTGAATTAGAATCTGTAATTCTGatcatatgtgtgtgtgtgtgtgttaattGTTGATCGAAAAGGAGCTTAGAAATCAGATGTACCTtcataaaagtatattttttggagctttgttggtatcatttaatattaccaaatcatagtttttcacTAACAAAAGAGATTGTTTATAGGGTGCAGCTTAAAGGCAACAAGTATGTACTGGGGGAGTTCCTGGAATTTAAGGGCAAACAAGAAGATGTTGAGGCTTTAAGACATATTAGAAGATCAAAAGTTGGTCGTATCATAATCCAAAAGACAAGCATGTTTGGACTAGGTAATCTTTTGGgaataaatcattattttacttttcaatTGTTTTAATCTGCTTAACAGTAATTATGATATCCTCTACCCCCAAaacatagtaataataatatccTCCTTTAAGTTAAAAGTAGATGAATCAtgatcaagaagaatcaaggcACAAAATCCTTATGGTAAGGGAGAAAGAATGTTAGCATTCTAACATTGGCTCTTGTACAGTAAAGGTACCCTTGATTTGctaaacaaataaagaactGGACAGTACAAAACTACTggttttatgtttgattttaaaatggACGTTtgtacaaaagaaaacaaaggatGAAACATTTGTTATTCTATAAACCAAGGGGCACACCATCcaaaatttagagaaaaaaacttTCTTCCTCTCTGTGATAATCCTCTTTCCTAAGCCCCCTTCTCTCCCTAAATGTGCATCAAATGCATCTTAGTCGATATTTGGAAATCAGGAAAGTATGTTTTTTGATCTGCTCATTGCTGATTATTAATCCTGTGGTTCATCTAATTATGATATTGAAATAACTACCTGTTACATGAATAATTACCTGTCCCTGATGGAGTCTGGAGGGAAAAACATTCAAGAAAGGAAGCTTTCTATACTTGTATTGATTTGGTCTATAGTTTGCAGTTTATTTGATTAACTTGGGATGATTTGCAGCTCCTTCTAGGCTTCAAGTTCTATACAGCTTGCGTGACTATAGAACTGAAGGGGCATCAGAACCAGAGTGGAAAGAAGTAACCGTCAGATCAAGTACTGAGATAGTCTTTCAGCCTGAAAATGCTTCAAAAGTTCGAAAGTTTAAGCTCTCTTCAGTGAGCTCTATGCTTCTTAGCGCTTGAAGTTGCCCAAACTAAGGAAAGTTATTCTAGGGCGCTGATTTTTGCAGATGGCATCCATCGCTCGTCTATTTATATTCCTCTTCAAGCATATGTATATTCTTCGTTAAGCTACATGAAATGGATACATTACTAGCCTTAGAAAATATCAATACAGTCAGATGTCTTTTTCCGCGAGCTTGtattatgtatattttaatataattaacagTTTTATTTACGTGTGAGGTTTAACTTTAGATCTCCCATATATAGTGACCCTACGGTGAATTGCAAAGAAATATTGCATGTCCCACGGTATTGAAATGCCCACTCTAACCCTATTCAGTGACAAGATTCACGCCCAacgatcaatattttttttttcttttctgaatgCCCTCAACGCTCAATATACTCTATGCAACGAGAAATTTAGCTTCCCAATGtctacttaattttataatttggtagaattgattttgaatccATAATGTGATTgaagtgtgttttaaaatttagggATATATtggattagaattttaaaagattttgtagaaatgtaataattttaaagatttttttaaaagaattttatggtttggATTTTAGTGGATTTATAACATGAATTCATGATATTTGAAACGACTATGAATTTACTAGATTTTAACTGATCCTATgaattttaataactaaatacaaaataataataaacaaattataaaatttagataaatgaaaataaaataaatacaaaattttctaaTGTTTTAATAACTAATTGATTGTAACTTTATATCATCATATGCATTAGTATCTTCCTATTGTTGCTTTTAGGTTTGAGCAATACGTTTAACATTGTAGTCTTCcttatttggtattttttttaataagtaaaatgtgcattaatataaaagatgcttgaaaaagaataagaaatacCAATTCTAGACTTTAGGAACCGTAGTATACAGAACCAAAGCCAAAACGCCGTTGGTGGCTTGGTGCTGAAAGAAAGGCACCTACCTATATTTTTTACATGCTTAGCCCACCCTTAAGAATTCATTGTCACAATCGGCATATCATGTCTATATTGTTTTGTATGTGTCGCTAATGAATTCATCGCAATTGAAAAACCTGAtataaaaaattggagataaaccTGATAGCTTGATATCGGTTAGAgaattggaaaaagaaaaaaactgccAACcggtaaaaagaaagaagaaaaaaaaaagacttgaaAAATCCCTAGAGTTTAAGTGGGAATAAGATTGTTTGATGATTGtggtatttatattttctactaaaaaaatttcataaaatctattgaaattcattctaaaaaatttatcaaaatttatatactttttgaatatcacaatttttcataaattttaaaaaatcttaattgaatattaaTGGATTgtattagatttttatttttttttaaattgttttaattgaATAGCAAGAgatttattctattatttaaaaaccTTGATtgaatatcataatttttttaataaaagtttttaaaaatcttttgaaattcttGCCGGTTACAGTAGCCATAAATTTTATATCAGAACGTGTCATAATGTGTAAAATTGATTGAGTGCTAACCAAATTACTGGTACTCAATCGAGCAGCAACAATGCTTGCTCGAAGAGTGTTAACTCTAGTATATTTGTGATGTAAGATTTGTTTTCAAggtaaatgtaaaatatatgatacataaatttaagggttaattaatttttgagttttcaatttttttagatcataatttttagtcctttaaatttttttaataaattttagttctttgttgatttttcatcaatatttttagtttctgaaattttttattcatttttaactcCTCATTTATTTGTATTGTTCAATATTAATCtttgttttattcatttttagtctctcatttttatatattttgaattaattttaagtaacaaaaataaataaaagactaaaaataagcaaaaataattaaaagactaaaaaaaactgataaaaaaattaatgaatgactaaaaattctcaaatgaaTTTTAAGGGACaaaaattagaatataaaaaatttggaGAATAACAACCTAATTAGTcctagatttaaatatatttcaaaagcaGTAATTTTTtccgtaatttttttttgaaaataaatgccCGTTTGGGTCTGTGTCTCAAGCTCTTTTCCGAAGTTGACGTGTAAGCTTCTTTCTCTTGCTTCAGCTTTCCACATCCAATACGTGCGTTTCGTCTCACTAATGCACATCTAaacattctataaaaaaaaacattcggATAGAGTATGAATTTACTActgtcaaaaaataaattattttattaaacacttttaaatagttattataaaagtctacaattttaatgaaaatctatgATTAAGTAACAGTATTGCATTtagtttgagttttttttaataaagaactTTTTGacggaaaaaaatatattatagagGCATACTTTTtcaattaaactttttattgttagcagaaattttttagaaattacaaaattatgtgTCCTATAATTCTATTTCATATTTAACGAGTAACATTTATGATTTCACAAAATATGTATGGATGTTTCTTTTTGGGTTAGTCTTTCACTATGATAAATCAAGATTTAAATCTTTGCTAAAAAAATGtctacatttaattttaaatggtgCTTTGAACATGATTTCTTTGGAAGGATACatgtgagagaaaaaaatagaaaggtttCACGTATTTTAGAGATAAGTCTtgcaaatttattttgtttaataattttgtgTGGAATacgaatttgaaattttttaactctTGAATTATGTGATATCAATGTGTTGACAATGCATGTTAAATTTTAGATACATTCAACATTTGTAGACATTAATATTTACTGAAATGTATAATATACagtaaaataaagtaattaatgaagtataaaataattataaaactgttttacaGTATAcagacaattaaaaattacattaaactgTAACTTTTAAATTGGTAGGTTTCATCTTTATACTAACATCAGTTACATGATTTTATTGATCCTTCATAGTGTTGAACTAATGAACTCTATCGGAAAACTTGCaagttaatttttcaattgaattggcttTACAAAACTTTGGCCGAAGTTCTTTATTATCATAGATTTTCCTGTGAAAAATTCAGCTTTATAACAATACAAATAAAGATCTCAAATTGGGTATTCTACGTACCTTTATTTCTGACTTTCTTTTTCATCtgacaa encodes:
- the LOC100805402 gene encoding uncharacterized protein, which codes for MWLEIIFGLVIYRLFRRFFYDDDVLDIEGSDSSALFSVADRLKKLYGANVYVGLRIPDADTASRQSIDMVLLTKQELWVISVKNFSGILTIGGDGCWVCEKPDKHKAERHPDPVEEARKQASILQSYLEQRGVALPEGYISCKVILPNPKLCTVPADGFPSEVITHDQWTRLKPEPKSMLSSWVKGAFRSGKKDMQESVNQNLDFVLCSAPIWDRVQLKGNKYVLGEFLEFKGKQEDVEALRHIRRSKVGRIIIQKTSMFGLAPSRLQVLYSLRDYRTEGASEPEWKEVTVRSSTEIVFQPENASKVRKFKLSSVSSMLLSA
- the LOC100803802 gene encoding WEB family protein At3g02930, chloroplastic — translated: MASKSRSSLSETPNKATPATPNKARPSTPNKTSPATPKVSRLSKGVSKPESESPSPLQNLRLSSEKSSPRALNSKPATERKSPRPTSTTPDKQIPRVAKGSELQAQLNLAQEDLKKAKEQLVQAEKEKEKAIGELKEAQRVAEEANEKLSEAIVAQKRAEESSEIEKFRAVELEQAGIEAAQKKEEEWQEELESVRNQHALDVSALLSTTQELQRIKQELAMTCDAKNQALSHADDATKIAELHVEKAEILSVELIRLKAVLDSKLETEAIANNIVLELQAEIEALKEELEKAKGYDAKLAEKENYIEQLNVDLEAARMAESYAHSLLEEWTKKVEELEVRVEEANKLERSASVSLESVMKQLEVNKDLLHEAESEISSLKEKVGLLEMTIARQTGDLEDSECCLHVAKEESLELSKKVESLESELETVKEEKALALNNEKLSASSVQTLLEEKDKLINELEILRDEEEKTKKAMESLASALHEVSAEARDSKEKLLANHVEHENYETQIEDLKLVLKATNEKYESMLNDARHEIDTLTCSVENSKSNIENSKAEWEQREHHLVNCLKLTEEENSSLGNEINRLIRLLKDTEEEANAKREEEGQLKENLKEVEAEVIHLQEELKEAKAESMKLKESLLDKENEFQNVFQENEELRLRESTSIKKVEELSKMLDEVTSRNQTEENGDLTESEKDYDMLPKVVEFSEENGHGGEDLLSKKVELSANEEGLKQRVQEESIPMDDKSEKTESPNPENVNGKVNEDASKGKDALVDAEFKMWESCKIEKKEFSPEREPEPESFEEEEVDSKIEGGEGFDQVNGTSLKEKVDDIGNSPSKQQVKKKKKPLLGKFGSLLKKRGGSNHK